A region of Thermus oshimai DSM 12092 DNA encodes the following proteins:
- a CDS encoding gamma carbonic anhydrase family protein, with protein sequence MSAFRFEDKAPRIHPTAFIAPGAYVVGQVEVGEGASVWFGAVVRGDLEKVVIGPGTNVQDGAVLHADPGFPCLLGPEVTVGHRAVVHGAVVEEGALIGMGAVVLNGARIGRNAVVGAGAVVPPGMEVPEGQLALGVPARVVKAVPPPENAPRYRALAERYARGLFPVEAPRRYRLTLRGQDALNPFSELHLRLKRQKGLLETLKRAAQGFPLAEEEAKGLLEEGLLTPE encoded by the coding sequence TTGAGCGCCTTCCGCTTTGAGGACAAGGCCCCCCGGATCCACCCCACGGCCTTCATCGCCCCCGGGGCCTACGTGGTGGGCCAGGTGGAGGTGGGGGAAGGGGCCTCGGTTTGGTTTGGGGCCGTGGTGCGGGGGGATCTGGAAAAGGTGGTGATCGGCCCCGGCACCAACGTCCAGGACGGGGCGGTGCTGCACGCGGACCCCGGCTTCCCCTGCCTCCTCGGGCCAGAGGTCACCGTGGGGCACCGGGCGGTGGTCCACGGGGCGGTGGTGGAGGAAGGGGCCCTCATCGGCATGGGGGCCGTCGTCCTGAACGGGGCCCGCATCGGGCGGAACGCGGTGGTGGGGGCGGGGGCGGTGGTGCCCCCGGGGATGGAGGTCCCCGAGGGGCAGCTGGCCTTGGGGGTCCCGGCCCGGGTGGTAAAGGCCGTCCCGCCCCCGGAAAACGCCCCCCGCTACCGGGCCCTGGCGGAGCGCTACGCCCGGGGGCTTTTCCCCGTGGAGGCCCCCCGGCGCTACCGCCTCACCCTAAGGGGGCAGGACGCCCTGAACCCCTTCAGCGAGCTCCACCTCCGCCTGAAGCGGCAAAAGGGGCTCCTGGAGACCCTAAAGCGGGCGGCCCAGGGCTTCCCCTTGGCCGAGGAGGAGGCCAAGGGCCTTCTGGAAGAGGGCCTCCTCACCCCCGAGTGA
- the typA gene encoding translational GTPase TypA translates to MEIRNIAIIAHVDHGKTTLVDAMLRQAKALGKEEGERILDSFDLERERGITILAKNTAVVWKGVKINIVDTPGHADFGGEVERALSLVEGVLLLVDAAEGPMPQTRFVLRKALEAGLKPIVVLNKVDKKDARPDEVLSLTFDLMVELGATDEQLDFPYLYAVGREGRAWREAPREDLSELFQAILEHIPPPQAAEGPFQLRVANLDHSPYLGRVVVGRVARGRVRKGETVAILKAEGQLQAKVAAVYTHQGLERLEVEEATPGDIVALAGLEGAEIGDTVADLEAPEALPPLRVDEPTVALTLTPNTSPFAGREGRYVTGQKLKERLEKELRTNVALQVLELSPETFELRGRGELHLAVLLETMRREGYEFSVGQPRVLFKDGLEPYERLTVEVPEERLGPVMEALGRRRAEMVHMEVGSRVRAEFLLPARALFGFRSLFLSLTGGEGLLGHTFHGYGPPAGPIETRTTGSAVAMEAGVATAYSLHRLQERVRFFIQPGTEVYVGMIVGEHVRENDLEVNVTTAKKLTNIRAAGSDENIRLIPPKPLSLEEALEFLAEDELLEVTPKSLRLRKKILDPSARKRAVAR, encoded by the coding sequence ATGGAGATTAGAAACATTGCCATCATTGCCCACGTGGACCACGGCAAGACCACGCTGGTGGACGCCATGCTTCGCCAGGCCAAGGCCCTGGGGAAGGAGGAGGGGGAGCGCATCCTGGACTCCTTTGACCTGGAAAGGGAGCGGGGCATCACCATCCTGGCCAAGAACACCGCGGTGGTCTGGAAGGGCGTGAAGATCAACATCGTGGACACCCCGGGCCACGCGGACTTCGGCGGGGAGGTGGAGCGGGCCCTTTCCCTGGTGGAGGGGGTCCTCCTCCTGGTGGACGCCGCGGAGGGCCCCATGCCCCAGACCCGCTTCGTCCTGCGGAAGGCCCTGGAGGCGGGGCTCAAGCCCATCGTGGTCCTGAACAAGGTGGACAAAAAGGACGCCCGCCCCGACGAGGTCCTCTCCCTCACCTTTGACCTCATGGTGGAGCTTGGGGCCACGGACGAGCAGCTGGACTTCCCCTACCTCTACGCGGTGGGCCGGGAGGGGCGGGCCTGGCGGGAGGCCCCCCGGGAGGACCTGTCCGAGCTCTTCCAGGCCATCCTGGAGCACATCCCCCCGCCCCAGGCGGCGGAGGGCCCTTTCCAGCTCCGGGTGGCCAACCTGGACCACTCCCCCTACCTGGGCCGGGTGGTGGTGGGCCGGGTGGCCCGGGGCCGGGTGCGCAAGGGGGAGACGGTGGCCATCCTGAAGGCAGAGGGCCAGCTCCAGGCCAAGGTGGCCGCGGTCTACACCCACCAGGGCCTGGAGCGCCTGGAGGTGGAGGAGGCCACCCCCGGGGACATCGTGGCCCTGGCGGGGCTGGAGGGGGCGGAGATCGGGGACACGGTGGCGGACCTCGAGGCCCCCGAGGCCCTGCCCCCCCTGCGGGTGGACGAGCCCACCGTGGCCCTCACCCTCACCCCCAACACCTCCCCCTTCGCCGGCCGCGAGGGGCGGTACGTGACCGGGCAGAAGCTAAAGGAGCGCCTGGAGAAGGAGCTCCGCACCAACGTGGCCCTGCAGGTGCTGGAGCTTTCCCCGGAGACCTTTGAGCTTCGGGGCCGGGGGGAGCTCCACCTGGCGGTGCTCCTGGAGACCATGCGCCGGGAGGGGTACGAGTTCAGCGTGGGCCAGCCCCGGGTCCTCTTCAAAGACGGCCTCGAGCCCTACGAGCGCCTCACGGTGGAGGTCCCCGAGGAGCGCCTGGGGCCGGTGATGGAGGCCCTGGGCCGCCGGCGGGCGGAGATGGTGCACATGGAGGTGGGGAGCCGGGTGCGGGCGGAGTTCCTCCTGCCCGCCCGGGCCCTTTTTGGCTTCCGGAGCCTCTTCCTCTCCCTCACCGGGGGGGAGGGCCTCCTGGGCCACACCTTCCACGGCTACGGCCCCCCCGCGGGGCCCATAGAGACCCGCACCACGGGGAGCGCGGTGGCCATGGAGGCCGGGGTGGCCACCGCCTACAGCCTCCACCGCCTCCAGGAGCGGGTGCGGTTTTTCATCCAGCCGGGGACGGAGGTCTACGTGGGCATGATCGTGGGGGAGCACGTGCGGGAGAACGACCTGGAGGTGAACGTCACCACCGCCAAGAAGCTCACCAACATCCGGGCCGCGGGCTCGGACGAGAACATCCGCCTCATCCCCCCGAAGCCCCTCTCCCTGGAGGAGGCCCTGGAGTTCCTAGCCGAGGACGAGCTTTTGGAGGTGACCCCGAAAAGCCTCCGCCTGCGCAAGAAGATCCTGGACCCCAGCGCCCGCAAGCGGGCCGTGGCCCGGTAA
- the folE gene encoding GTP cyclohydrolase I FolE, translated as MERRMVEIEETGLSFVTEVDLERLQALSEEWLRLIGEDPEREGLKKTPERVAKAWAFLTRGYRQSLEEIVNGAIFQAEGSEMVVVKGIEFYSLCEHHMLPFFGQVHIGYIPNRKILGLSKFARIVDMFARRLQVQERLAVQIAEAIQEVLEPQGVGVVVEGVHLCMMMRGVEKQHSRTVTSAMLGVFRESAKTREEFLDHLK; from the coding sequence ATGGAACGCAGAATGGTGGAGATTGAAGAAACCGGCCTGAGCTTCGTCACGGAAGTGGACCTGGAGCGCCTGCAGGCCCTTTCCGAGGAGTGGCTCAGGCTCATCGGCGAGGACCCGGAGCGGGAAGGCCTTAAGAAAACCCCGGAGCGGGTGGCCAAGGCCTGGGCCTTCCTCACCCGGGGCTACCGGCAGAGCCTGGAGGAGATCGTCAACGGCGCCATTTTCCAGGCGGAGGGGAGCGAGATGGTGGTGGTCAAGGGGATTGAGTTCTACTCCCTCTGCGAGCACCACATGCTCCCCTTCTTCGGCCAGGTGCACATCGGCTACATCCCCAACCGGAAGATCCTGGGGCTTTCCAAGTTCGCCCGCATCGTGGACATGTTCGCCCGCCGCCTCCAGGTGCAAGAGCGCCTGGCGGTGCAGATCGCGGAGGCCATCCAGGAGGTCCTGGAGCCCCAGGGGGTGGGGGTGGTGGTGGAGGGGGTGCACCTCTGCATGATGATGCGGGGGGTGGAGAAGCAGCACTCCCGCACCGTCACCAGCGCCATGCTGGGGGTGTTCCGGGAAAGCGCCAAAACCCGGGAGGAGTTCCTGGACCACCTCAAGTAA
- a CDS encoding NUDIX hydrolase yields MEGAVRGAGGVVFNPKGEVLLLRDRMGFWVFPKGHPEPGEGLEEAAVREVLEETGIRATVLLPLFPTRYVNPKGVEREVHWFLMRGEGEPRLEAGMAGAGWFSPEEARALLAFPEDLRLLEVALERLPL; encoded by the coding sequence ATGGAAGGAGCGGTTCGGGGGGCGGGCGGCGTGGTCTTCAACCCCAAAGGCGAGGTCCTCCTCCTCCGGGACCGCATGGGCTTCTGGGTCTTCCCCAAGGGGCACCCGGAACCGGGGGAGGGCCTGGAGGAGGCCGCCGTGCGGGAGGTTCTGGAGGAAACGGGCATCCGGGCCACGGTCCTCCTCCCCCTCTTCCCCACCCGCTACGTGAACCCCAAGGGGGTGGAGCGGGAGGTGCACTGGTTCCTGATGCGGGGGGAGGGGGAGCCCCGCCTCGAGGCCGGCATGGCGGGGGCGGGTTGGTTCAGCCCCGAGGAGGCGCGGGCCCTCCTCGCCTTCCCCGAGGACCTGAGGCTCTTGGAGGTGGCCCTTGAGCGCCTTCCGCTTTGA